A single region of the Gossypium arboreum isolate Shixiya-1 chromosome 12, ASM2569848v2, whole genome shotgun sequence genome encodes:
- the LOC108468715 gene encoding uncharacterized protein LOC108468715, with product MVPYKTLYGHSCRTPSCWTELDDHHALGSELVADIKDKFRVIQDQLKAALDKQKSYTDLKHKDIEYAMGDFVFLKVSSWKKLQLRPELERIHDVFHISMLRRYCSNPMHVVPVEEIEIRADLTFEEEPIQILDQEVKVLRRKSIPLVKVLWRNHSSEVATWEPEEAIRQ from the exons ATGGTACCTTACAAAACACTATATGGTCATAGTTGTCGTACTCcatcatgttggactgagttggacgACCATCATGCTCTGGGTTCTGAGTTAGTAGCTGATATCAAGGATAAGTTCAGAGTAATTCAGGATCAACTGAAGGCGGCATTAGACAAACAGAAGTCATATACGGATCTGAAGCATAAAGATATTGAGTATGCTATGGGAGATTTTGTCTTTTTGAAGGTCTCATCATGGaagaag TTACAGTTACGTCCAGAATTAGAgagaattcatgatgtgttccacatctCTATGCTGAGACGCTACTGCTCTAATCCTATGCATGTTGTGCCGGTTGAAGAGATTGAAATTAGAGCTGACCTAACTTTTGAGGAAGAACCAATCCAGATTTTGGATCAAGAGGTAAAAGTCTTGAGAAGGAAGTCAATCCCactagtaaaagttctttggcggAATCATAGTTCTGAGgtggctacgtgggaacccgaggaggcaaTACGGCAAtaa